In the Pseudoalteromonas undina genome, one interval contains:
- the pstA gene encoding phosphate ABC transporter permease PstA: MVKQWFRSGSPWIWMTGGAVSISLISVIGLLAMIAWKGLSFFWPSQVMQYELEGSIAKQTVIGEIYDRELVPKSRLAATGIDVSKFEKDEVERLLIKTGNREYVDLDFRWILETDIKQSSAPKALAVFERSKNGNFYGYVESVIKGGQTVTADKVETLHDLVERAVDLNDEALDLQNGDIGHINYELERLRLQEKAYLLDNELTDERVAELAQARADLRTKYGELEKELFALRKQAKRDQVTVKDMRGEVVTIPLYQVLDVWFPNDMGFFAKLGHYFVQLGKFVSDDPREANTEGGVFPAIFGTVFMVMLMAVIVTPFGVVAAIYLHEYAAKNAITKMIRIAVINLAGVPSIVYGVFGLGFFVYMVGGSVDQLFYPESSPTPVFGTPGVMWSALTLAILTLPVVIVSTEEGLSRIPSTVRDGSLALGATKVETLWRIIIPMASPAIMTGLILAVARAAGEVAPLMLVGVVKMAPTLPLDGNFPYIHLDRKFMHLGFHIYDVGFQSPNVEAARPLVYATAFLLVSVIITLNITAIGIRNHLREKFRSLEH, translated from the coding sequence ATGGTAAAGCAGTGGTTTAGGTCTGGTTCTCCTTGGATTTGGATGACCGGTGGTGCTGTCAGCATCAGTTTAATTTCAGTAATTGGTTTACTCGCCATGATTGCATGGAAGGGATTAAGCTTTTTTTGGCCATCTCAAGTTATGCAGTATGAGCTTGAAGGTTCAATTGCGAAGCAAACAGTTATTGGTGAAATTTATGACCGTGAATTAGTACCTAAGTCGCGTTTAGCGGCAACCGGTATTGATGTTTCTAAATTTGAAAAAGACGAGGTTGAGCGTTTACTAATTAAAACAGGTAACCGTGAGTATGTTGATTTAGATTTTCGCTGGATACTCGAAACCGATATCAAACAAAGCTCAGCGCCTAAAGCTCTCGCGGTGTTTGAGCGCAGCAAAAACGGTAATTTTTACGGGTATGTAGAAAGCGTCATTAAAGGCGGTCAGACGGTAACAGCAGATAAAGTTGAAACCTTACATGACCTTGTAGAGCGTGCGGTTGACTTAAACGACGAAGCGCTTGATTTACAAAATGGCGACATAGGGCATATTAACTATGAGCTAGAGCGTTTACGTTTACAGGAAAAAGCCTACTTGCTTGATAACGAGCTAACCGACGAACGTGTTGCTGAACTTGCTCAAGCGCGTGCTGATTTACGTACGAAATATGGCGAATTAGAAAAAGAGTTATTCGCACTGCGTAAACAAGCTAAACGTGACCAAGTAACCGTAAAGGATATGCGTGGTGAGGTTGTTACAATCCCGCTATATCAAGTGTTGGATGTATGGTTTCCAAACGATATGGGCTTTTTTGCTAAGCTAGGTCATTACTTTGTGCAGTTAGGTAAGTTTGTTTCAGATGACCCACGTGAAGCCAATACCGAAGGTGGCGTATTTCCTGCTATTTTTGGTACGGTATTTATGGTGATGTTAATGGCTGTGATTGTAACGCCATTTGGCGTGGTTGCTGCTATTTACTTACATGAATATGCGGCTAAAAACGCAATTACTAAAATGATCCGTATTGCGGTTATTAACTTGGCGGGTGTTCCGTCTATTGTATACGGCGTATTTGGCCTAGGCTTCTTTGTTTATATGGTTGGTGGTAGTGTTGACCAATTATTTTATCCTGAGTCATCGCCTACCCCTGTATTTGGTACACCTGGTGTGATGTGGTCGGCACTTACCTTGGCTATATTAACGTTGCCTGTGGTAATAGTGTCAACCGAAGAAGGTTTATCTCGTATTCCTAGTACAGTGCGTGATGGTTCATTAGCACTGGGTGCGACTAAGGTAGAAACGCTATGGCGAATCATTATTCCTATGGCCAGCCCTGCAATTATGACGGGGTTAATTTTAGCGGTTGCTCGTGCTGCGGGTGAAGTTGCACCGCTTATGCTGGTGGGTGTGGTAAAAATGGCGCCAACGTTACCGCTTGATGGTAACTTCCCATATATACATTTAGACAGAAAGTTCATGCACTTAGGTTTTCATATTTACGATGTTGGCTTTCAAAGTCCGAACGTTGAAGCGGCGCGTCCGCTGGTATATGCAACGGCCTTTTTGTTAGTGTCGGTTATTATTACCCTTAACATCACAGCCATTGGTATACGTAACCATTTACGTGAAAAATTCAGATCGCTTGAGCATTAA
- the pstB gene encoding phosphate ABC transporter ATP-binding protein PstB: MITVAPKVNQAKPSLKLDLNNLTDEQKALEIKDLDLYYGDKQALSKVNMNIPKGQVTAFIGPSGCGKSTLLRCINRMNDLVDICRIEGEIMLHGQNIYDKSVDVAALRRNVGMVFQRPNPFPKSIYENVVYGLRLQGIKEKRKLDEVVEQSLRGAALWDEVKDRLHDSAFGLSGGQQQRLVIARSIAIEPEVLLLDEPTSALDPISTLVIEELINDLKNKFTVVIVTHNMQQAARVSDQTAFMYMGELIEYSDTNTLFTTPTKKKTEDYITGRYG, encoded by the coding sequence ATGATTACAGTCGCTCCAAAAGTAAACCAAGCAAAGCCAAGCTTGAAGTTAGATTTAAATAATTTAACAGACGAACAAAAAGCGCTAGAAATTAAAGATCTCGACCTTTACTACGGTGATAAACAAGCACTGAGTAAAGTAAATATGAATATTCCTAAAGGCCAAGTAACGGCATTTATCGGCCCGTCAGGTTGTGGTAAATCAACCTTATTACGTTGTATTAACCGCATGAACGACTTGGTTGATATTTGTCGTATTGAAGGCGAAATCATGCTGCATGGACAAAATATTTACGATAAAAGCGTTGATGTTGCAGCCCTTCGTCGTAATGTTGGCATGGTGTTTCAGCGTCCAAACCCATTTCCAAAATCAATTTATGAGAATGTGGTTTACGGTCTTCGCCTGCAAGGCATTAAAGAAAAGCGTAAGCTAGATGAAGTGGTAGAGCAATCGCTACGTGGTGCGGCTCTTTGGGATGAAGTAAAAGACCGACTGCACGATAGCGCATTTGGTTTATCGGGTGGTCAGCAGCAACGTTTAGTTATTGCCCGCTCTATTGCGATCGAGCCTGAGGTATTACTACTTGATGAACCAACATCAGCACTCGATCCGATTTCAACCTTAGTAATCGAAGAGCTAATTAATGATTTAAAGAATAAGTTTACCGTGGTTATTGTTACTCACAACATGCAACAAGCGGCTCGTGTTTCTGATCAAACAGCGTTTATGTATATGGGTGAGCTGATTGAGTATTCTGATACTAATACCTTATTTACGACGCCTACGAAGAAAAAAACAGAAGATTATATTACTGGTCGTTACGGCTAG
- the phoU gene encoding phosphate signaling complex protein PhoU, whose translation MEHNINKHISGRFNQELEDVRNHVLSMGGLVEQQLNSALDAVSQNDAVLAQKVRENDYKVNAMEVSIDEDCTRIIAKRQPAASDLRLVIAIAKTIADLERIGDEAKRIAKVALDSFTKDQQDLLVNIENMGRQVSKMLHDVLDAFARMDVQRAFEVHKEDAKVDREYEAITRQIMTYMMEDPRSIPKIMDLVWSVRSLERIGDRCQNIAEYVIYFVNGKDIRHTSQEDIEKSL comes from the coding sequence ATGGAACACAACATTAATAAACATATTTCTGGTCGTTTTAATCAAGAGCTAGAAGATGTTCGTAACCATGTATTAAGCATGGGTGGATTGGTTGAGCAACAACTTAATAGCGCGCTTGATGCAGTAAGTCAAAACGATGCGGTATTGGCACAAAAAGTACGTGAAAACGACTACAAGGTTAATGCAATGGAAGTCAGTATTGATGAAGATTGCACCCGTATTATTGCTAAGCGCCAACCAGCAGCCAGTGATTTACGTTTGGTTATTGCAATAGCAAAAACCATTGCCGATTTAGAAAGAATTGGCGATGAAGCTAAGCGAATTGCTAAAGTTGCACTAGACTCATTTACTAAGGATCAACAAGATTTATTAGTAAACATTGAAAATATGGGTCGCCAAGTATCTAAAATGTTGCATGACGTTTTAGATGCGTTTGCACGTATGGATGTGCAACGCGCATTTGAAGTGCATAAAGAGGATGCTAAAGTAGATAGAGAGTATGAAGCAATTACTCGTCAAATAATGACCTACATGATGGAAGATCCGCGCTCAATTCCAAAAATTATGGATTTAGTATGGTCTGTTCGCTCATTAGAGCGTATCGGTGATCGTTGTCAAAACATCGCTGAATATGTCATTTATTTTGTAAACGGCAAAGATATTCGTCATACATCTCAAGAAGATATTGAAAAATCACTGTAG
- a CDS encoding TIGR00153 family protein, with protein MPTNFLGVFAKSPIKPIEEHIRKAHQASESLIPFFNHVFKEEWQQAEELRLTIRNIEREADEMKRTIRLQLPGGLFMPVERTDLLELVTQQDKIANKAKDIAGRVIGREMIIPKEIQEDFLAYVTRCVDATKQASKAINELEELLETGFKGREVTLVEKMLVELDAIEQDTDEMQIRIRRQLRKVESELNPVDVMFLYKIIEWVGELADIAERVGSRLELMLAR; from the coding sequence ATGCCAACAAATTTTTTAGGTGTTTTTGCAAAATCACCTATAAAGCCAATAGAAGAACACATCAGAAAGGCTCATCAAGCTAGCGAAAGTTTGATACCTTTTTTTAATCATGTTTTTAAAGAAGAGTGGCAACAAGCAGAAGAGCTACGTTTAACCATTCGTAATATAGAACGTGAAGCTGATGAAATGAAAAGAACTATACGTTTACAATTACCTGGCGGATTATTTATGCCGGTAGAGCGTACAGATCTGCTCGAATTAGTAACCCAACAAGACAAAATTGCTAACAAGGCAAAAGACATTGCTGGGCGTGTAATTGGTCGTGAGATGATCATACCAAAAGAGATTCAAGAAGACTTTTTGGCATACGTAACTCGTTGTGTTGATGCAACTAAACAAGCATCTAAAGCGATCAATGAGTTAGAAGAATTGTTAGAAACGGGCTTTAAAGGCAGAGAAGTAACTCTGGTTGAAAAAATGCTCGTAGAATTGGATGCCATAGAACAAGACACGGATGAAATGCAAATTAGAATACGCCGCCAACTACGTAAAGTAGAAAGTGAGCTAAATCCAGTTGATGTGATGTTTTTATACAAAATCATTGAATGGGTTGGCGAGCTTGCAGATATTGCAGAGCGCGTAGGATCACGTCTTGAGCTGATGTTAGCTCGTTAA
- a CDS encoding inorganic phosphate transporter, producing the protein MDIIASYGTVLILIAAAVGFFMAYGIGANDVANAMGTSVGSKALTIKQAIFIAMIFEFAGAYLAGGEVTSTIRKGIIDAAPFADIPELMVLGMIASLFAAGSWLLMASFLGWPVSTTHSIIGAIIGFALVAVGTEAIQWGKVAGIVGSWVVTPAISGFIAYLIFMSAQKLIFDTDAPLKNAKRFVPIYMGLAGFIMALVTIKKGLKHIGINLGTIEGFAISIGIAVLVAVIGKIAISRLNIDPKADREMQFNNVEKVFAVLMVLTACCMAFAHGSNDVANAIGPLAAVVNIVENNGEIAKKAAIAWWILPLGGLGIVAGLAILGKKVIKTIGEGITHLTPSRGFAAELAAASTVVIASGTGLPISTTQTLVGAVLGVGMARGIAALNMGVIRNIVVSWVITLPVGAALAIVIFYVLRTAFGV; encoded by the coding sequence ATGGATATCATTGCATCTTACGGCACGGTATTAATTTTAATTGCCGCAGCAGTCGGCTTTTTTATGGCTTATGGTATTGGCGCAAATGACGTTGCCAACGCGATGGGTACATCAGTAGGTTCAAAAGCACTTACCATTAAACAAGCGATTTTTATCGCGATGATTTTTGAGTTCGCAGGTGCTTATTTAGCGGGTGGTGAAGTAACATCAACAATTCGTAAAGGGATTATTGATGCGGCCCCATTTGCCGATATTCCTGAGCTGATGGTTTTAGGTATGATCGCCTCTTTATTCGCCGCAGGCAGTTGGTTATTAATGGCCTCATTTTTAGGTTGGCCGGTATCGACTACTCATTCAATCATTGGCGCTATTATTGGTTTTGCTCTAGTTGCAGTAGGTACAGAGGCTATTCAATGGGGTAAAGTTGCCGGTATTGTAGGTAGCTGGGTTGTAACGCCAGCGATATCAGGTTTTATAGCTTACTTAATATTTATGAGTGCGCAAAAGCTGATTTTTGACACCGACGCTCCACTTAAAAATGCAAAGCGCTTTGTACCAATATACATGGGTTTAGCTGGCTTTATCATGGCTCTTGTGACCATTAAAAAAGGCTTAAAGCACATTGGTATTAATTTAGGTACTATTGAAGGTTTTGCTATTTCTATTGGTATAGCGGTACTGGTTGCTGTTATTGGTAAAATTGCTATTTCTCGTTTAAATATCGATCCTAAAGCGGATAGAGAAATGCAGTTTAACAATGTAGAAAAAGTATTTGCGGTACTTATGGTACTAACAGCTTGTTGTATGGCATTCGCTCATGGTTCTAACGATGTTGCTAATGCAATTGGGCCTCTAGCTGCTGTTGTAAACATTGTTGAAAACAATGGTGAAATTGCGAAGAAAGCCGCTATTGCTTGGTGGATATTACCACTAGGTGGTTTAGGTATTGTTGCCGGTCTTGCTATTTTAGGTAAAAAAGTAATTAAAACCATTGGTGAAGGTATTACTCATTTAACACCAAGCCGTGGTTTTGCTGCTGAATTAGCTGCTGCCTCTACCGTTGTTATTGCATCGGGCACAGGCTTACCTATTTCAACCACACAAACCCTAGTAGGCGCTGTGTTGGGTGTAGGTATGGCACGTGGGATTGCCGCACTTAACATGGGTGTAATAAGAAATATTGTAGTTTCTTGGGTAATTACATTGCCAGTTGGTGCTGCCCTTGCTATTGTTATTTTCTACGTACTAAGAACCGCCTTTGGGGTTTAA
- a CDS encoding hydrogen peroxide-inducible genes activator, with amino-acid sequence MTNLPSIKQLQYLLAVHQHQHFGRAASACFIGQSTLSTAIQNLEETLGCQLIERENRSLMFTTIGEEVVERSRKIINDTISLKELTKSFLTPLSGTLTVGVIPTIASFIAAPLYHFCQQTFVDLELVLIEDTSDKLLDKLEHGQIDLALLALPYETDKFHTQVLAQDHFSLVHHKDYTPAKGIEDFNLLPEASVFLLEREHCMTGHALSACHLNRSSCINPFEAASLHTLLSMVEYKLGVTFLPQMAINAGILENKNMLATPSQGDAYRDIGVLWRKTTGRIRDFKLFSQQLEVFLKKQCSVDFK; translated from the coding sequence ATGACCAATCTCCCTAGTATTAAACAGCTGCAGTATTTATTAGCTGTGCATCAACATCAACATTTTGGCCGAGCAGCAAGTGCCTGTTTTATTGGTCAGTCAACGCTCAGTACTGCGATTCAAAACCTAGAGGAAACTTTAGGATGTCAGCTTATAGAGCGAGAAAATCGCAGCCTAATGTTTACCACTATTGGTGAAGAGGTGGTTGAGCGTTCAAGAAAAATAATCAACGATACTATTAGTTTAAAAGAGTTAACTAAAAGCTTTTTAACACCACTTAGTGGTACATTAACGGTAGGTGTTATTCCTACGATTGCGAGCTTTATTGCAGCGCCTTTGTATCACTTTTGTCAGCAAACATTTGTAGATTTAGAGTTGGTATTGATTGAAGACACCAGCGATAAGTTACTTGATAAGTTAGAGCATGGTCAAATTGATTTAGCATTATTAGCGCTGCCCTACGAAACCGATAAATTTCATACCCAAGTATTAGCGCAAGATCACTTTAGTTTAGTGCACCATAAAGACTACACACCAGCCAAAGGCATTGAAGACTTTAATTTATTACCAGAAGCCAGTGTATTTTTACTTGAGCGAGAACACTGTATGACAGGGCATGCGCTCAGTGCGTGCCATTTAAATCGCTCTAGCTGTATAAACCCCTTTGAGGCGGCTAGCTTACATACTTTATTGAGTATGGTTGAGTATAAACTTGGCGTGACGTTTTTGCCGCAAATGGCGATTAATGCGGGTATTTTAGAAAACAAAAACATGCTAGCTACGCCATCGCAAGGCGATGCCTATCGCGATATTGGTGTATTGTGGCGTAAAACAACAGGGCGCATTCGTGACTTTAAATTGTTTAGCCAACAACTAGAGGTCTTTTTGAAAAAGCAGTGCAGTGTTGATTTTAAATAG
- a CDS encoding EAL domain-containing protein, with protein MAKQLKLLILNASNDERQTIRATLERLSVFEFIEASDSQDALKILKNQSVNIIITGLDVGKIDGWRFSRMIRSGLLKTPKNTPILLIPPIYCERIAETTARSYGIDAVLPFERQDILPQILANVLSSHLEKSSRLNLLLLEPFASRANDMSEQLKLNFAITHVTNEKAALSAYNQQPFAIVLLDATAAQAESSNQLVEKILQHNPQQAIVTIIDKNDADYAEQLLLSGVTDFIRAPYDPSFLNKVCDHAARREDFMVSYAEFANKVQQLSISEVKYRDLFSAHQRILLHLNTVVLELDQQGNIRFINPAWESLSGFGVKSTLQQPLTAFCTTEYKQSLQSTINDILQGGANKQKIEVKLSQKNGNSVWVECRLQLIKNSSNNATITATLDNIHERKQAELQLRHLALHDTLTGLHNRYYFDQQLNYICQSENTHTNIEHALIYIDLDHFKIINDSKGHQQGDIVLKEVAQLFIANISNEHLICRVGGDEFAVILKNTNLLDAHLIAEGICSAIEGNQFKSEEQIYSISCSIGLTQITADNCDPNECLKQSDIALYIAKNLGRNLVHCYSKQDGENNALQTGLEWGHGVRQALQQDSIELHYQPIWDFKTNQVAYFEVLLRLKLDDELIYPNQFIPSLEMLNDTFLMDQCVIRNSIASVAAHPELLQIAINLSAQSFLDERLLPLIESTLEKYQVSPAKIIFEITESASINNLAATRKMIERLNNLGCHFSIDDFGTGFSTFNYLKQLPAQHVKIDGSFVRDMLNDSIDLALVKAINDISRSLDKRSVAEYVETAEVFFALKEIGIDYGQGYFIARPVPIDKVLIELEKIKNNPIFYQDTLTSL; from the coding sequence GTGGCGAAACAGCTTAAATTGCTAATATTAAATGCAAGTAATGATGAGCGCCAGACTATACGTGCCACGCTGGAGAGGCTTAGTGTGTTTGAGTTTATTGAAGCCTCAGACAGCCAAGATGCGTTAAAAATCTTAAAGAATCAAAGCGTAAATATAATCATAACCGGCTTAGATGTAGGTAAAATTGATGGTTGGCGGTTTTCACGTATGATCCGCTCTGGTTTACTTAAAACGCCGAAAAACACGCCTATTTTGCTAATTCCGCCCATTTATTGTGAGCGGATCGCCGAAACTACCGCGCGTAGCTATGGTATAGATGCAGTACTGCCTTTTGAACGCCAAGATATATTGCCGCAAATACTAGCAAACGTGTTGTCGAGCCATTTAGAAAAAAGTAGTCGCTTAAACCTATTGTTATTAGAACCCTTTGCCAGCAGGGCAAATGATATGAGTGAACAGTTAAAGCTAAACTTTGCAATTACTCATGTTACTAACGAAAAAGCCGCGCTAAGTGCCTATAATCAGCAGCCGTTTGCTATCGTGCTACTCGATGCCACTGCAGCACAAGCTGAGAGTTCAAATCAATTAGTTGAAAAGATTCTGCAGCATAACCCTCAACAAGCCATTGTTACTATTATTGATAAAAACGATGCCGATTACGCTGAGCAGTTATTACTTTCTGGCGTTACCGATTTTATTCGTGCTCCTTACGATCCCTCATTTTTAAATAAAGTCTGTGATCATGCTGCTCGTCGAGAAGATTTTATGGTGAGCTATGCTGAGTTTGCTAATAAGGTACAGCAGCTAAGTATTAGTGAAGTTAAATATCGCGACCTATTTTCAGCGCATCAGCGTATTTTATTGCACTTGAACACGGTTGTACTTGAACTAGACCAACAAGGGAATATTCGCTTTATAAACCCTGCGTGGGAATCTCTGAGCGGCTTTGGAGTTAAGTCGACCTTACAACAACCACTCACTGCGTTTTGTACCACAGAATATAAACAGTCATTACAATCAACAATTAATGATATTTTACAAGGTGGCGCGAACAAACAAAAAATAGAAGTTAAACTGAGCCAAAAAAACGGTAACTCAGTATGGGTTGAATGTCGGCTTCAGTTAATAAAAAATAGCAGCAACAACGCCACTATCACCGCCACACTCGATAACATTCATGAGCGCAAACAAGCAGAGTTGCAATTACGCCATTTAGCCCTGCATGACACCTTAACAGGGCTACACAACCGTTATTATTTTGACCAACAGCTTAACTATATTTGCCAGAGCGAAAACACCCATACAAATATTGAACATGCGCTTATTTATATTGACCTTGACCACTTTAAAATAATAAATGACAGTAAAGGCCATCAACAAGGTGACATTGTTTTAAAAGAAGTAGCGCAGCTATTTATTGCCAATATAAGTAATGAGCATCTGATCTGCCGTGTCGGTGGCGATGAGTTTGCGGTGATACTTAAAAATACCAATTTATTGGATGCACATTTAATCGCAGAAGGAATTTGTAGTGCCATTGAAGGCAACCAATTTAAATCTGAAGAGCAAATCTATTCAATTAGTTGCTCGATTGGTTTAACCCAAATTACCGCTGATAACTGCGATCCAAATGAATGCTTAAAGCAGTCAGATATTGCGTTATATATTGCTAAAAATTTAGGTCGTAACTTAGTACATTGTTATTCAAAACAAGATGGTGAGAACAATGCGCTGCAAACGGGTTTAGAGTGGGGCCATGGGGTACGTCAAGCACTCCAACAAGACAGCATAGAGCTTCATTATCAACCCATTTGGGATTTTAAAACTAATCAGGTTGCCTACTTTGAAGTACTGCTAAGGTTAAAGCTAGACGACGAACTTATTTACCCTAATCAATTTATTCCCTCATTGGAAATGCTCAACGATACCTTTTTAATGGACCAATGTGTTATTCGTAACAGCATTGCGAGTGTTGCTGCACATCCAGAGCTTCTTCAAATTGCAATAAACTTATCGGCACAGTCATTTTTAGATGAGCGTTTGCTGCCATTAATAGAGTCGACCCTTGAGAAGTATCAAGTGTCTCCTGCGAAAATTATTTTTGAAATAACCGAATCGGCCAGTATTAATAATTTAGCGGCGACACGAAAAATGATTGAACGACTAAATAATTTAGGTTGCCACTTTTCAATTGATGACTTTGGCACCGGCTTCAGTACCTTTAATTACCTTAAACAATTACCAGCCCAACACGTAAAAATTGACGGCTCATTTGTTCGCGATATGCTCAATGACTCCATTGACTTAGCGCTAGTGAAAGCCATAAATGACATCAGTCGCTCACTAGATAAGCGCTCTGTTGCCGAATATGTAGAAACTGCAGAAGTATTTTTTGCACTTAAAGAAATTGGTATCGACTATGGGCAAGGCTACTTTATTGCTCGCCCTGTACCAATTGACAAGGTACTGATTGAGTTAGAAAAAATTAAAAACAACCCTATTTTTTATCAAGACACCCTCACGTCACTATAA
- the queA gene encoding tRNA preQ1(34) S-adenosylmethionine ribosyltransferase-isomerase QueA — protein MRVADFSFDLPDELIARFPKADRTSSRLLSLDGPSGAVEHKIFSDILELVNENDLLVFNNTKVIPARMFGQKESGGKVEVLVERVLDEHRVLAHIRASKSPKPGNVLILEGKAKAIMVARHDTLFELEFDRSENVLDILNDVGHMPLPPYIDRPDNEADRERYQTVYGEKPGAVAAPTAGLHFDDKLMAALKNKGVQMAFVTLHVGAGTFQPVRVESVDEHIMHSEYIEVPQAVVDAVASTKAKGGRVIAVGTTSVRSLESAAKIHGGKLDTYFGDTDIFIFPGYQFNVVDAMVTNFHLPESTLIMLVSAFAGQDNIMGAYNTAIEQQYRFFSYGDAMFLTRK, from the coding sequence ATGCGCGTAGCTGATTTTAGCTTTGACTTACCTGATGAATTAATTGCTCGTTTTCCTAAAGCAGACAGAACCAGTAGCCGTTTATTGAGCTTAGATGGGCCGAGCGGTGCTGTTGAGCATAAAATATTTAGTGACATTCTCGAACTGGTTAACGAAAACGACTTATTGGTTTTTAACAACACCAAAGTAATACCTGCGCGTATGTTTGGTCAAAAAGAATCTGGCGGTAAAGTTGAAGTGCTGGTAGAGCGTGTATTAGATGAACACCGGGTTCTTGCGCACATTCGTGCTAGTAAATCGCCAAAACCGGGCAATGTACTCATTTTAGAGGGCAAAGCAAAAGCCATTATGGTGGCACGCCACGATACGTTATTTGAGCTTGAGTTTGACCGCAGTGAAAATGTGCTCGACATTTTAAATGATGTTGGCCATATGCCGCTTCCTCCTTACATTGATCGCCCAGATAATGAAGCGGACCGAGAGCGATACCAAACAGTATATGGTGAAAAGCCAGGCGCCGTTGCAGCACCAACAGCAGGCCTTCATTTTGATGATAAACTCATGGCTGCACTTAAAAATAAAGGCGTACAAATGGCCTTTGTTACCTTGCATGTTGGCGCAGGTACATTCCAGCCGGTTAGGGTAGAAAGTGTTGATGAGCACATCATGCACTCTGAATATATTGAAGTGCCGCAAGCTGTGGTGGATGCGGTTGCAAGCACTAAAGCCAAAGGCGGGCGTGTGATTGCGGTAGGTACAACTTCAGTTCGCTCACTAGAGTCGGCTGCAAAAATACATGGCGGCAAGCTAGATACTTACTTTGGCGATACCGATATCTTTATTTTTCCGGGTTATCAATTTAACGTTGTTGATGCCATGGTCACCAACTTCCATTTACCTGAATCAACCCTAATTATGCTGGTCAGTGCCTTTGCAGGGCAAGACAATATTATGGGTGCTTACAATACTGCGATTGAACAACAGTATCGCTTTTTTAGCTATGGCGATGCGATGTTTTTGACCCGTAAATAA
- the tgt gene encoding tRNA guanosine(34) transglycosylase Tgt, with the protein MKFELDCTDGKARRGRLIFDRGVIETPAFMPVGTYGTVKGMTPDEVKATGAQICLGNTFHLMLRPGTEIIKQHGDLHDFMNWDFPILTDSGGFQVFSLGAMRKITEEGVMFQSPVNGDQIMMSPEKSMEVQRDLGSDIVMIFDECTPYPATEKEAKDSMELSLRWAKRSKEGHGDNPSALFGIIQGGMYPELRAQSQAGLEEIGFDGYALGGLSVGEPKNEMINILDHCAYKMPENKPRYLMGVGKPEDLVESVRRGIDMFDCVMPTRNARNGHLFITTGTIKIRNAVHKTDTGPLDPECDCHTCKNYSRAYLHHLDKCNEILGARLNTIHNLRYYQRVMEGLRNAISEGQLETFVHDFYARRGQEVPELADTTI; encoded by the coding sequence ATGAAATTTGAATTAGACTGCACCGATGGCAAAGCACGCCGCGGTCGCTTGATTTTTGACCGAGGTGTAATAGAAACACCAGCGTTTATGCCTGTAGGCACTTATGGCACGGTTAAAGGCATGACACCTGATGAAGTTAAAGCAACGGGTGCACAAATCTGTTTAGGCAATACATTTCACTTAATGTTGCGTCCAGGTACTGAAATCATCAAACAGCATGGTGATTTACACGATTTTATGAACTGGGACTTTCCAATTCTTACTGACTCAGGCGGTTTCCAAGTATTTAGCCTTGGCGCAATGCGTAAAATCACTGAAGAAGGCGTAATGTTCCAATCGCCAGTTAATGGTGATCAAATTATGATGTCGCCAGAGAAATCAATGGAAGTGCAGCGTGATCTTGGCTCAGATATCGTGATGATATTTGACGAATGTACGCCATATCCTGCCACTGAAAAAGAAGCCAAAGACTCTATGGAGCTTTCTCTTCGTTGGGCTAAGCGCTCAAAAGAAGGGCATGGCGACAACCCATCAGCATTGTTTGGTATTATTCAAGGCGGTATGTATCCTGAGCTTCGTGCACAATCACAAGCGGGCCTTGAAGAGATTGGTTTTGATGGCTATGCGCTTGGTGGTTTATCGGTTGGTGAACCTAAAAATGAAATGATTAATATTCTTGATCATTGTGCTTATAAAATGCCAGAAAACAAACCACGTTATTTAATGGGTGTAGGCAAGCCAGAAGACTTAGTTGAGTCGGTTCGTCGTGGTATTGATATGTTTGACTGTGTAATGCCAACGCGTAATGCACGTAATGGTCACTTATTTATTACAACGGGTACCATTAAAATCCGTAACGCAGTGCATAAAACAGATACTGGTCCACTTGATCCAGAGTGTGATTGCCATACCTGTAAAAATTATTCGCGCGCCTACTTGCATCATTTAGACAAATGTAACGAAATTTTGGGTGCACGACTAAACACTATCCATAACTTACGATACTATCAACGTGTTATGGAAGGTTTGCGTAATGCTATTAGCGAAGGTCAACTAGAGACATTTGTCCACGATTTTTACGCTCGCCGAGGCCAAGAAGTGCCAGAGCTAGCTGATACAACAATTTAA